A window of the Acidimicrobiales bacterium genome harbors these coding sequences:
- the rpiB gene encoding ribose 5-phosphate isomerase B codes for MNIAVGSDHAGFRLKAVIAAHLAERGHHALDLGTDSADSVDYPDYGAAVARAVVAGEADLGIAVCGSGIGICMAASKVPGARAATVHDVTSARMSRLHNDANVMCLGERFTGEQVALDAVDAFLTTEFEGGRHQRRVDKIMALDVVTTTISEETH; via the coding sequence ATGAACATCGCTGTGGGGTCCGACCACGCCGGCTTTCGGCTGAAGGCCGTGATCGCCGCTCACCTCGCCGAACGAGGTCATCACGCGCTCGATCTGGGCACCGACTCGGCGGATTCGGTCGACTACCCGGACTACGGTGCCGCCGTCGCACGGGCCGTCGTGGCGGGCGAGGCCGATCTTGGCATCGCCGTGTGCGGGAGTGGCATCGGGATCTGCATGGCGGCCTCGAAAGTGCCCGGCGCTCGCGCCGCCACGGTGCATGACGTCACGTCCGCCCGCATGTCACGGTTGCACAACGACGCAAACGTGATGTGTCTGGGCGAACGCTTCACCGGTGAACAGGTCGCGCTCGACGCCGTCGACGCGTTCCTCACCACCGAGTTCGAAGGCGGCCGCCACCAGCGGCGCGTCGACAAGATCATGGCGCTCGACGTCGTCACCACCACCATCTCCGAGGAGACCCACTGA
- a CDS encoding MraY family glycosyltransferase, producing the protein MRPDLSSYVVVMIVAFAVTVMTVPLFRVLAVARGLVVEPDERRAHERPTATLGGGAMFLGFAAGFGLAWYSGWFPGLFGNSTEPFGVLAAATLAYVVGVTDDIREISAPAKTAGLVLVGTLLVLGGTNIFWFRVPFLDLFLLAPDFSYLLTVIWVLGMANAVNFIDGLDGLAAGIMGIGAIAFFLYSLELGAAGVLSPQSLGPLIAALVFGICAGFLPWNAHPAKIFMGDGGSLLLGCLMAASTVAVGGRTEEAFSGQAFFFYAPLLIPLVILGVPMVDTAFAIIRRASRRQGIATADRDHLHHRLIRLGHGHRRSVLILWAWTALLSAIVLWPVYNEGEGDAVVPIGVIGMAILLFVSLHPGFTSSDDAELFDDPPLPSKPSASAADQGMNPAVVPFAARRARSASDADGADADAMTTRRSEIHDPRAG; encoded by the coding sequence GTGCGTCCTGATCTGAGTTCCTACGTCGTGGTGATGATCGTGGCGTTCGCGGTCACGGTCATGACGGTGCCGCTCTTCCGCGTGCTCGCCGTGGCCCGCGGATTGGTGGTGGAGCCCGACGAGCGTCGTGCCCACGAGCGACCGACGGCGACCCTGGGCGGTGGGGCGATGTTTCTGGGCTTCGCCGCCGGGTTCGGGCTTGCCTGGTACAGCGGCTGGTTCCCCGGATTGTTCGGCAATTCGACCGAGCCCTTCGGCGTGCTGGCCGCCGCCACGCTTGCCTATGTGGTCGGGGTGACCGATGACATCCGCGAGATCTCGGCGCCGGCCAAGACCGCCGGACTGGTGCTGGTCGGCACGTTGCTCGTCCTCGGTGGTACCAACATCTTCTGGTTCCGGGTGCCGTTCCTCGATCTCTTCCTCCTCGCCCCCGACTTCAGCTACTTGCTGACCGTGATCTGGGTGCTGGGGATGGCAAACGCCGTCAACTTCATCGACGGCCTCGACGGTCTGGCCGCCGGCATCATGGGCATCGGGGCCATTGCGTTCTTCTTGTACTCGCTCGAACTGGGTGCCGCCGGTGTCCTGTCGCCACAGAGCCTCGGCCCACTCATCGCCGCCCTCGTGTTCGGCATCTGCGCCGGCTTCCTCCCCTGGAACGCACATCCGGCGAAGATCTTCATGGGCGACGGCGGATCGCTCCTGCTCGGTTGTCTCATGGCGGCGTCCACCGTCGCCGTCGGCGGTCGTACCGAAGAAGCCTTCAGCGGGCAGGCGTTCTTCTTCTATGCACCCCTGCTGATCCCGTTGGTGATCCTCGGCGTGCCCATGGTGGACACCGCGTTCGCCATCATCCGGCGCGCCTCGCGCCGCCAGGGCATCGCCACTGCCGACCGAGACCATCTCCACCATCGACTGATCCGGCTCGGTCACGGCCATCGGCGTAGCGTGCTGATCCTCTGGGCGTGGACCGCGCTGTTGTCGGCGATCGTGTTGTGGCCGGTGTACAACGAGGGCGAAGGCGATGCCGTCGTACCGATCGGCGTGATCGGGATGGCGATCCTGCTGTTCGTTTCCCTGCATCCGGGATTCACGTCGAGCGACGACGCCGAATTGTTCGACGATCCGCCGCTGCCGTCGAAGCCGTCGGCATCGGCCGCCGACCAGGGCATGAATCCGGCGGTGGTGCCGTTCGCTGCGCGCCGAGCGCGGTCGGCTTCCGACGCCGATGGGGCAGATGCCGATGCCATGACCACGCGACGTAGTGAGATACACGACCCAAGAGCGGGCTGA
- a CDS encoding ATP synthase subunit I yields the protein MSAATATPIIDRLDGPSPAAEVAIDMVKRGLPFVPLGVLVGAGFAGTNGAWSVAFGMGLILVNFLLSAFLLGWAARISFALVASAALGGYVMRLGLIFAAVWLVKDQSWVAMVPLGVTIIVTHLGLLVWELRFISASLAFPGLKPRTSQSRKSGRPVAAGRR from the coding sequence ATGAGCGCCGCCACGGCGACGCCGATCATCGATCGACTCGATGGGCCGTCGCCGGCCGCCGAGGTCGCGATCGACATGGTCAAGCGAGGCCTTCCCTTCGTCCCGCTGGGTGTGCTCGTCGGCGCCGGTTTCGCCGGCACCAACGGTGCCTGGTCGGTGGCGTTCGGCATGGGCCTCATCCTCGTGAACTTCTTGCTGTCAGCATTCCTGCTCGGCTGGGCCGCTCGCATTTCCTTCGCCCTCGTCGCCTCCGCTGCACTCGGCGGCTATGTGATGCGCCTCGGGCTGATCTTCGCCGCTGTTTGGCTGGTGAAAGACCAATCATGGGTCGCCATGGTCCCCCTCGGCGTTACGATCATCGTCACGCACTTGGGATTGCTCGTGTGGGAGCTTCGATTCATTTCGGCCTCGCTCGCGTTCCCCGGCCTGAAGCCCCGTACGTCACAGTCTCGCAAGTCAGGTCGTCCGGTTGCTGCCGGCCGCCGCTGA
- the atpH gene encoding ATP synthase F1 subunit delta, protein MSDSTAGYADALLAVAQADGNLEVVKSELAEFARAADGNDDLRSTLGNNLLPAAVRGQIVDDLLGNAASTTRALVGMIVTSGRGSQLSEIVNAFVEKAASGAGKKVATVRTAVPLTDDQHARLEQALKTQTGGDVELQVVVDPSVVGGAVTTIGDAVIDGSLRTRLNKMREVL, encoded by the coding sequence ATGTCTGACTCAACCGCTGGTTACGCCGACGCCCTCCTGGCCGTCGCCCAGGCCGACGGCAACCTCGAAGTCGTCAAGAGCGAACTCGCCGAGTTCGCCCGTGCCGCCGATGGCAACGACGACCTTCGCTCGACCCTTGGCAACAACCTGCTGCCCGCGGCCGTTCGTGGTCAGATCGTCGACGACCTCCTGGGGAATGCGGCGAGCACCACCCGAGCCCTGGTTGGCATGATCGTCACCTCCGGCCGTGGCAGCCAGCTCTCCGAGATCGTGAACGCCTTCGTCGAGAAGGCCGCGTCGGGAGCAGGCAAGAAGGTTGCCACCGTCCGAACCGCTGTTCCGCTCACCGACGATCAGCACGCCCGCCTCGAGCAGGCGTTGAAGACCCAAACCGGTGGCGACGTCGAACTCCAGGTCGTCGTCGACCCCTCTGTTGTCGGCGGCGCCGTCACCACCATCGGTGACGCCGTGATCGACGGCTCGCTCCGTACCCGCCTGAACAAGATGCGCGAAGTTCTGTAG
- a CDS encoding F0F1 ATP synthase subunit gamma: protein MPGGAERILRRRIGSVKNTKKITRAQELIAATRVAQAQRRAAAARPYSEQLTGVIENLAAGGASVDHPLLRQAEKVERVAFVVCAGDRGFAGPYNAQVFRAAEREIQAVRAEGGSYELISVGKKTADYFAFRGFEINTHFEGFTANPSFENARAIARRVRELFDTGSVDQVELIYTEFVSIGTQNAVVRRFLPLESTETIATAGGGDAAALASYAFEPSPEGVLEDLLPRYVEARLFTALLDAAASEHANRQRAMKAATENAEELIIKLSRIMNRARQEAITTEIMEIVSGAESLSADQTDDDDLLLDHLQPLQMFPEHLGRHEHRHPHD from the coding sequence ATGCCAGGTGGAGCCGAGCGAATTCTTCGCCGCCGTATCGGCAGTGTGAAGAACACCAAGAAGATCACCCGTGCTCAGGAGCTGATCGCTGCCACTCGTGTGGCGCAGGCGCAGCGCCGAGCGGCGGCTGCTCGCCCCTACTCCGAGCAGCTCACCGGAGTGATCGAGAACCTCGCCGCCGGCGGGGCATCGGTCGACCACCCGTTGCTGCGACAGGCCGAGAAGGTCGAGCGTGTGGCCTTCGTGGTCTGCGCTGGTGACCGCGGCTTTGCCGGTCCTTACAACGCTCAGGTCTTCCGTGCCGCCGAGCGCGAGATCCAAGCGGTTCGAGCCGAAGGCGGCTCCTACGAGCTGATCAGTGTCGGCAAGAAGACCGCCGACTACTTCGCCTTCCGGGGTTTCGAGATCAACACCCATTTCGAAGGCTTCACCGCCAATCCCAGCTTCGAGAACGCACGAGCCATTGCTCGCCGAGTTCGTGAGCTGTTCGACACCGGCTCGGTCGATCAGGTCGAACTGATCTACACCGAGTTCGTCTCCATCGGCACCCAGAACGCTGTGGTCCGGCGCTTCCTGCCCCTCGAGTCGACCGAGACCATCGCCACCGCCGGTGGTGGCGACGCCGCTGCGCTCGCCAGCTACGCCTTCGAGCCCTCCCCCGAGGGGGTACTCGAAGACCTGCTCCCTCGCTACGTCGAGGCCCGGCTCTTCACGGCACTGCTCGACGCTGCGGCATCCGAGCACGCCAACCGGCAGCGAGCCATGAAGGCCGCCACCGAGAACGCCGAAGAGCTCATCATCAAGCTTTCGCGGATCATGAACCGTGCCCGCCAGGAAGCCATCACCACCGAAATCATGGAGATCGTCTCGGGTGCGGAATCGCTCAGCGCCGACCAGACCGACGACGACGACCTCCTTCTCGACCACCTGCAGCCGTTGCAGATGTTTCCCGAACACCTCGGGCGACACGAGCACCGCCATCCTCACGACTAG
- the prmC gene encoding peptide chain release factor N(5)-glutamine methyltransferase — MRDPADLDGVAGSSDGVDELEGTITWRALLAETEQRLQRAGVADASISARRIIEEASGFEGAGLAAGLSERATTRGVARLDQMVERRSDGEPLQYVVGRWGFRHLDLMVDRRVLIPRPETEIVAERALAELRRLSAAGPTVAVDLGTGSGALGLSLAREHATTDVWITDVSADALDVARANLAGLGRYGSRVRVAEGWWFAALPIDLVGQIAVIVSNPPYVAVSEALPDEVADWEPQGALIADADGFAAYEVLIGEAPRWLMGGGALVLESAPHQVERLGDMASAEFVDVEAFRDLSGRPRGIVARTATGG; from the coding sequence ATGCGTGACCCCGCCGACCTCGACGGTGTTGCCGGCTCGAGCGACGGCGTCGACGAGCTCGAAGGAACGATCACCTGGCGTGCCCTGCTCGCCGAGACCGAGCAGCGCTTGCAGCGCGCCGGTGTCGCTGATGCGTCGATCAGCGCTCGGCGCATCATCGAGGAGGCGTCCGGTTTCGAGGGAGCGGGCCTGGCCGCCGGGTTGAGCGAACGAGCGACCACACGAGGTGTCGCCCGGCTCGACCAGATGGTCGAACGCCGTTCCGACGGCGAGCCGCTCCAGTACGTCGTCGGACGCTGGGGCTTTCGCCACCTCGATCTGATGGTCGATCGGCGGGTGCTGATCCCGCGTCCCGAGACCGAGATCGTTGCCGAACGGGCGCTTGCCGAGTTGCGGCGGCTGAGTGCAGCCGGGCCGACGGTTGCCGTCGACCTCGGTACCGGCAGCGGCGCCCTCGGGCTGTCGCTGGCGCGAGAACATGCCACCACCGACGTGTGGATCACCGACGTCTCGGCCGATGCGCTCGATGTCGCTCGGGCCAACCTGGCCGGGCTCGGACGATACGGGTCGAGGGTTCGAGTCGCCGAAGGCTGGTGGTTCGCTGCGCTGCCGATCGATCTGGTTGGTCAGATCGCCGTGATCGTGTCGAACCCGCCGTACGTCGCAGTCTCGGAGGCGCTGCCCGACGAAGTGGCCGATTGGGAGCCGCAAGGAGCCCTGATCGCCGATGCCGATGGGTTCGCGGCCTACGAGGTCCTGATCGGCGAAGCGCCTCGCTGGTTGATGGGCGGTGGCGCACTGGTCCTCGAGAGCGCGCCTCACCAGGTCGAACGACTGGGCGACATGGCGTCAGCCGAGTTCGTCGATGTCGAAGCGTTCCGTGATCTCAGCGGCCGGCCCCGAGGCATCGTGGCCCGCACCGCCACCGGCGGCTGA
- the atpF gene encoding F0F1 ATP synthase subunit B: MLTLLATEAGEEAAEAAANPILPTSNELFWGAVCFFTLWALVKFVLLPPVKQIMDQRADTVRADLDAADQARATAGSAASEVQDQLVDVRAEAAAVVDAARAEADVEVQQILAAAEAEAEVIRSEANAEIEAARSQALAGVQPQIAALASQAASRVMDRNIDAAAAQPAVTRFLESSN; this comes from the coding sequence GTGCTCACTCTTCTCGCCACCGAGGCAGGGGAAGAGGCGGCTGAAGCCGCCGCCAACCCGATTCTGCCCACCAGCAACGAGCTCTTCTGGGGCGCGGTGTGTTTCTTCACGCTGTGGGCCCTGGTGAAGTTCGTGCTGCTTCCTCCTGTGAAGCAGATCATGGATCAGCGAGCCGATACCGTTCGCGCCGACCTCGACGCTGCCGACCAAGCTCGGGCAACGGCGGGATCGGCCGCATCGGAGGTCCAGGACCAGTTGGTCGACGTTCGTGCCGAGGCAGCTGCCGTGGTCGACGCCGCCCGTGCCGAAGCCGACGTCGAGGTGCAGCAGATCCTTGCTGCCGCCGAGGCCGAGGCCGAGGTCATCCGGTCCGAAGCCAACGCCGAGATCGAAGCCGCACGCTCCCAGGCCCTGGCCGGTGTGCAGCCCCAGATCGCGGCGCTCGCCAGCCAAGCCGCATCCCGTGTGATGGATCGCAACATCGACGCCGCTGCCGCGCAGCCCGCCGTGACGCGATTCCTCGAGAGCTCGAACTGA
- a CDS encoding AtpZ/AtpI family protein, with amino-acid sequence MRPSVDAKQPALTEQLHSSNGSLELVLSAVLFGLIGLWLDNKLGTTPIFLLVFTFLGFAGAAISVYYRYRHDIARLEAQRDAARLDAQQVTAQVAARQADEANA; translated from the coding sequence GTGAGACCTTCCGTGGACGCCAAGCAGCCAGCCCTGACCGAACAACTCCACTCGAGCAACGGTTCCCTCGAACTGGTGCTGTCGGCAGTCCTGTTCGGATTGATCGGCCTGTGGCTCGACAACAAGCTCGGGACCACCCCGATCTTCCTGCTCGTGTTCACCTTCCTCGGGTTCGCCGGTGCGGCGATCTCTGTCTACTACCGATATCGCCACGACATCGCGCGCCTCGAGGCCCAGCGCGACGCCGCCCGGCTCGACGCCCAGCAGGTCACCGCGCAAGTCGCGGCACGCCAGGCCGACGAGGCGAACGCATGA
- a CDS encoding cyclic nucleotide-binding domain-containing protein, whose product MFGRNNKLDVDWLSKHSFFDSFSAAQVEQIAELGHRVDADPGAELTDQGRFGDVCYLIIEGTANVLMRGEYVATVGPGTMVGEMALLEHRPRNATVVAETDMVLVSFGTKEFRKILDDNPDLRERVHALLVARERDNSARG is encoded by the coding sequence ATGTTCGGACGTAACAACAAGCTCGATGTCGATTGGCTCAGCAAGCACTCGTTCTTCGATTCGTTCTCGGCCGCCCAGGTCGAACAGATCGCCGAACTCGGTCACCGGGTCGACGCCGACCCCGGCGCCGAGCTCACCGATCAGGGGCGCTTCGGTGATGTCTGCTACCTGATCATCGAGGGCACGGCCAACGTGTTGATGCGGGGCGAGTACGTCGCCACGGTCGGTCCGGGCACGATGGTCGGCGAGATGGCGCTGCTCGAGCATCGGCCTCGCAATGCCACCGTGGTCGCCGAGACCGACATGGTGCTCGTGTCGTTCGGCACCAAGGAGTTCCGCAAGATCCTCGACGACAACCCCGATCTGCGTGAGCGGGTCCACGCCCTCCTCGTCGCTCGCGAACGGGACAACAGCGCCCGAGGCTGA
- the atpE gene encoding ATP synthase F0 subunit C, with amino-acid sequence MSALATTAAHIIEIAADAATDTADADKATAGASSAGFAYGLAAIGPGIGIGYLVGQAVQAMARQPESAGQVQTTMFLGIAFTEALALIGFVVFILLKFA; translated from the coding sequence ATGAGCGCCCTTGCTACCACTGCAGCTCACATCATCGAGATCGCTGCTGACGCAGCAACCGACACCGCTGACGCGGACAAGGCAACGGCTGGCGCCTCCAGCGCCGGTTTCGCCTACGGTCTCGCCGCCATCGGCCCGGGTATCGGCATCGGTTACCTCGTTGGTCAGGCCGTGCAGGCCATGGCTCGTCAGCCCGAGTCGGCCGGTCAGGTCCAGACCACCATGTTCCTTGGTATCGCCTTCACCGAGGCGCTCGCCCTCATCGGCTTCGTGGTCTTCATTCTGCTCAAGTTCGCCTGA
- the atpA gene encoding F0F1 ATP synthase subunit alpha — MALSFDPADITSALQKNLDAFQADLSSKTVGRVIEVGDGIARVSGLPDAAVNEILRFEDGTVGLALNLDEDSIGAVVLGDVDAIQEGQSVESTGQILSIPVGDGVLGRVLNVLGEPIDGRGPLDNVQPRRMEIQAPGITGRKPVHEPMQTGIKAVDSLIPIGRGQRELIIGDRKTGKTTVAIDTILAQKGLGVKCVYVAIGQKASTVAQTVEILRGFGAMDYTVVVVAAAGDPAPFKYLAPYSGCAMGQHWMENGEHALAVYDDLSKQAEAYRQVSLLLRRPPGREAFPGDVFYLHSRLLERAAKLSDENGAGSLTALPVIETKAGDVSAFIPTNVISITDGQIYLQDDLFKSGIRPAVDVGISVSRVGSAAQIKAMKSAVGTLKSDLQQFRELAAFAAFGSDLDAVSQQQLDRGYRLTELLKQGINTPYPVQDQVVVLYAGTRGYLDKIDVADVARYESGLLEWFRSRHADQLAHIVEKGSVADEEALEAAIAAYTDQFAGSVTTTEAPEATDQGAATSTMVDAANTLPEADVSRVKD; from the coding sequence ATGGCACTTTCGTTTGACCCAGCCGACATCACCTCGGCCCTGCAGAAGAACCTCGATGCGTTCCAGGCCGATCTGTCGTCCAAGACCGTCGGTCGAGTGATCGAAGTCGGCGACGGCATCGCCCGCGTGAGCGGCCTGCCCGACGCCGCCGTGAACGAGATCCTTCGCTTCGAGGACGGCACCGTGGGCCTGGCCCTCAACCTCGACGAGGACTCCATCGGCGCCGTGGTGCTCGGCGACGTCGACGCCATCCAGGAAGGTCAGTCGGTCGAGTCCACCGGCCAGATTCTCTCCATCCCCGTCGGTGACGGCGTGCTCGGCCGTGTGCTCAACGTGCTCGGTGAGCCGATCGACGGCCGGGGCCCGCTCGACAACGTGCAGCCCCGACGCATGGAGATCCAGGCACCCGGCATCACCGGCCGCAAGCCGGTGCACGAGCCGATGCAGACCGGCATCAAGGCCGTCGACTCGCTCATCCCGATCGGTCGTGGGCAGCGAGAGCTGATCATCGGCGACCGCAAGACCGGCAAGACCACCGTCGCCATCGACACGATCCTGGCTCAGAAGGGCCTCGGCGTGAAGTGCGTCTACGTCGCCATCGGCCAGAAGGCCTCCACGGTCGCCCAGACCGTCGAGATCCTCCGTGGTTTCGGCGCCATGGACTACACCGTGGTCGTGGTCGCCGCCGCCGGCGACCCGGCGCCGTTCAAGTACCTCGCTCCCTACTCCGGTTGCGCCATGGGCCAGCACTGGATGGAGAACGGCGAGCATGCCCTTGCCGTCTACGACGACCTCTCCAAGCAGGCCGAGGCGTACCGCCAGGTGTCGCTCCTGCTGCGTCGCCCGCCAGGGCGTGAGGCCTTCCCCGGCGACGTCTTCTACCTCCACAGCCGCCTGCTCGAGCGTGCCGCCAAGCTCTCCGACGAGAACGGCGCCGGTTCACTCACCGCCCTCCCCGTCATCGAGACCAAGGCCGGCGACGTCTCCGCCTTTATCCCCACCAACGTGATCTCGATCACTGATGGCCAGATCTACCTCCAGGACGACCTCTTCAAGTCCGGTATCCGACCGGCCGTCGACGTGGGTATCTCGGTGTCCCGAGTGGGCTCCGCTGCCCAGATCAAGGCCATGAAGTCGGCTGTCGGTACCCTCAAGTCCGACCTCCAGCAGTTCCGTGAACTCGCTGCCTTCGCGGCCTTCGGTTCCGACCTCGACGCCGTGTCGCAGCAGCAGCTCGACCGTGGCTATCGCCTCACCGAGCTCCTCAAGCAGGGCATCAACACCCCGTACCCGGTGCAGGACCAGGTCGTGGTGCTCTACGCCGGCACCCGCGGCTACCTCGACAAGATCGATGTCGCCGATGTGGCCCGCTACGAGTCCGGTCTGCTGGAGTGGTTCCGCAGCCGTCACGCCGACCAGCTCGCCCACATCGTGGAAAAGGGCAGTGTCGCCGACGAGGAGGCCCTCGAGGCCGCCATCGCCGCCTACACCGACCAGTTCGCCGGATCGGTCACCACCACCGAAGCCCCCGAGGCCACGGACCAGGGCGCAGCGACCTCCACGATGGTCGACGCTGCCAACACCCTGCCCGAGGCCGACGTGAGCCGAGTCAAGGACTGA
- the atpB gene encoding F0F1 ATP synthase subunit A, protein MFALEFPPIENLVEWPAYFGEGTIFEFNKIALISVLAVVIPTLLFLLSKKELVPSGLQNIVESTVGFVDKQVVQSAIGPDGSKYLPLLLSIFLFVFFGNIFEVIPTFQMPANARMANPVILALVAWATFIAVGVKAQGVGGFLKSSLFPPGVPKALYVLVTPIEFLSTFLLRPFGLAVRLFANMLAGHILLVTFGVLCIALWQKTALIAVLPFSFATLVALTGFEIMVSLIQAFVFSLLTAVYISLSRSAHH, encoded by the coding sequence GTGTTCGCCCTGGAATTCCCGCCGATCGAAAACCTCGTGGAGTGGCCCGCCTATTTCGGCGAAGGCACCATCTTCGAATTCAACAAGATCGCGCTGATCAGCGTCCTGGCCGTGGTCATCCCGACCCTGCTGTTCCTGCTCTCGAAGAAGGAACTGGTCCCCAGCGGACTGCAGAACATCGTCGAGAGCACCGTCGGCTTCGTCGACAAGCAGGTCGTGCAGTCGGCCATCGGCCCTGACGGCAGCAAGTACCTGCCGCTGCTGCTGAGCATCTTCCTCTTCGTCTTCTTCGGCAACATCTTCGAGGTCATCCCCACGTTCCAGATGCCGGCGAACGCCCGTATGGCCAACCCGGTCATTCTCGCCCTCGTGGCGTGGGCCACCTTCATCGCCGTCGGCGTGAAGGCCCAGGGCGTCGGTGGCTTCCTCAAGTCGTCGCTCTTCCCCCCGGGTGTGCCGAAGGCGCTGTACGTCCTCGTGACCCCGATCGAGTTCCTCTCGACCTTCTTGCTCCGGCCCTTCGGCCTGGCGGTCCGTCTCTTCGCCAACATGCTCGCCGGGCACATCCTGCTCGTCACCTTCGGCGTGCTGTGCATCGCCCTGTGGCAGAAGACGGCGCTCATCGCCGTGCTGCCCTTCAGCTTCGCCACCCTCGTCGCCCTGACCGGCTTCGAGATCATGGTCTCCCTCATCCAGGCCTTCGTGTTCAGCCTTCTGACCGCGGTGTACATCTCGCTGTCACGCAGCGCTCACCACTGA
- the glyA gene encoding serine hydroxymethyltransferase translates to MSWPVVNDTAYQQLEAAEIERQNTGLQLIASENFASPAVMAATGSVFTNKYSEGYPGRRYYGGNGVVDQVESLAIERVCELFGADHANVQPHSGANANMAVYQAVLEPGDTVLGLRLDHGGHLTHGSPVNASGLMYDFVGYGLTPSDERLDMEQVRSLAIEHQPKLIVAGATAYSRIIDPEAFRSIADEVGALLMFDAAHIAGLIVAGVHPNPTPFCDIVTFTTHKTLRGPRGGCILSTEALSKQIDKAIFPGQQGGPQEHSIAAKAVAFAEAATDEFKSYGAQIVANAQALASSLGNEGFRIVSGGTDNHLMLVDLRPFDEELTGKEAQAVLDDAGITLNKNSIPDDPRSPFVTSGIRIGTPAVTTQGMTEPQMAEIGSLIARSLRSRTDAAAVAEIRGEVAALCRPFAPYPEAIAG, encoded by the coding sequence ATGTCCTGGCCCGTTGTGAACGACACTGCGTACCAGCAACTCGAAGCAGCCGAGATCGAGCGCCAGAACACTGGCCTCCAGCTGATCGCATCGGAGAACTTCGCGTCGCCGGCTGTGATGGCCGCCACCGGATCTGTCTTCACGAACAAGTACTCCGAGGGGTACCCCGGACGCCGCTACTACGGTGGCAACGGAGTGGTCGACCAGGTCGAGAGCCTCGCCATCGAGCGAGTCTGCGAGCTCTTCGGTGCCGACCACGCCAACGTGCAACCGCACTCGGGGGCCAACGCCAACATGGCCGTCTACCAGGCGGTCCTCGAGCCCGGTGACACCGTGCTCGGGTTGCGGCTCGACCACGGCGGTCACCTCACGCATGGCTCACCCGTCAACGCCTCGGGTTTGATGTACGACTTCGTCGGTTACGGGCTCACGCCGTCCGACGAGCGCCTCGACATGGAACAGGTGCGGAGCCTGGCCATCGAGCACCAGCCGAAACTGATCGTGGCGGGTGCCACCGCCTACTCGCGCATCATCGATCCCGAGGCCTTCCGATCGATCGCCGACGAGGTCGGTGCCCTGTTGATGTTCGACGCCGCACACATCGCCGGCCTGATCGTCGCCGGCGTGCACCCGAACCCCACGCCCTTCTGCGACATCGTCACCTTCACCACGCACAAGACGCTGCGCGGTCCGCGCGGTGGCTGCATCCTGTCGACCGAGGCGCTGAGCAAGCAGATCGACAAGGCGATCTTCCCCGGTCAACAGGGCGGTCCCCAGGAGCACTCGATCGCAGCGAAGGCGGTGGCGTTCGCCGAAGCGGCAACCGATGAGTTCAAGTCCTACGGCGCACAGATCGTCGCCAATGCGCAGGCGCTGGCGTCGTCCCTCGGAAACGAGGGATTCCGGATCGTGTCCGGCGGCACCGACAACCACCTCATGCTGGTCGACCTCCGTCCCTTCGACGAGGAACTGACGGGCAAAGAGGCGCAGGCGGTGCTGGACGACGCAGGGATCACCCTCAACAAGAACTCGATCCCTGACGACCCTCGCTCGCCGTTCGTCACCTCGGGCATCCGGATCGGGACCCCGGCGGTCACGACCCAGGGCATGACCGAGCCGCAGATGGCCGAGATCGGCTCGCTGATCGCTCGATCCCTGCGGTCACGGACCGACGCCGCCGCTGTCGCCGAGATCCGCGGCGAAGTTGCCGCACTCTGTCGGCCGTTTGCCCCCTACCCCGAAGCGATTGCGGGCTAG